From Cannabis sativa cultivar Pink pepper isolate KNU-18-1 chromosome 8, ASM2916894v1, whole genome shotgun sequence, a single genomic window includes:
- the LOC115700582 gene encoding uncharacterized protein LOC115700582 isoform X2: MKPPDGPYSGFLVITDEEADSQDMLCWGQWGLCGICKRKSVKKLPFPQDKILSIVYTSEYHETTTTNVWFIPVPDQPLSSNCYYVIRAKGRHKGKACTCSREGDIINCCFRDVLRDKKPKPLNFKNVYQQVKIYHHHGGGFFAKSVAPDGVPPKFLRTKGWTVHSSSLNRLRLSEALGLETSLRAQLPNFKFPIFNFHSSPVVVGKWHCPFPFVRDKTSSPKSQMKKSIFYTLTLEQWWEEIFSCGNVDRNNNNNNNNQGNSVTVDVYVQREVYLVAGMEAVRDDRSGHGGFSWFKVYNPNGRRGVVLSVGVSSAIAEHMRWVLDAGGWVSGDEREVKVERVEENTNGNNRWRKFGCYVLVESFSLRRLDGSLVLKCSFRHTQRIQCKWE, encoded by the exons ATGAAACCGCCTGATGGACCATATTCAGGCTTTCTGGTTATTACAGATGAAGAAGCTGATTCACAGGACATGCTGTGTTGGGGTCAATGGGGTCTGTGTGGTATATGCAAGCGTAAGAGTGTCAAGAAGCTTCCCTTTCCACAGGATAAGATTTTGTCGATTGTTTATACATCTGAGTATCATGAAACAACAACCACCAACGTCTGGTTCATCCCAGTTCCAGATCAACCTCTCTCCTCCAACTGCTACTATGTTATCAGAGCAAAAGGCAGACATAAAGG AAAAGCATGCACGTGTTCAAGAGAGGGAGACATAATAAACTGTTGCTTTAGAGATGTCTTAAGGGACAAAAAGCCAAAGCCTTTAAACTTTAAAAATGTATACCAACAAGTAAAGATCTACCACCATCATGGTGGAGGTTTTTTCGCCAAGTCAGTAGCTCCAGATGGTGTTCCTCCAAAGTTCCTAAGAACAAAAGGTTGGACAGTTCATAGCTCAAGCTTAAACCGTTTACGGCTAAGCGAAGCTCTGGGCTTGGAAACCTCTCTTCGGGCTCAACTTCCCAACTTCAAGTTCCCCATCTTCAACTTCCACTCATCCCCTGTGGTGGTTGGAAAATGGCACTGTCCATTCCCTTTTGTCAGAGATAAAACAAGTAGTCCAAAAAGccagatgaaaaaatcaatctTTTACACTTTGACCCTTGAGCAATGGTGGGAAGAGATATTCTCATGTGGGAATGTTGAccgcaacaacaacaacaataataataaccaAGGGAATTCAGTGACTGTAGATGTTTATGTCCAAAGGGAGGTGTATTTGGTGGCTGGAATGGAAGCTGTGAGGGATGACAGAAGTGGTCATGGTGGGTTTTCTTGGTTCAAAGTGTATAACCCAAATGGAAGAAGAGGGGTGGTGTTGAGTGTGGGAGTGAGTTCGGCCATTGCTGAACATATGAGGTGGGTTTTGGATGCAGGTGGTTGGGTTAGTGGAGATGAAAGAGAAGTGAAGGTGGAGAGAGTTGAGGAGAATACTAATGGAAATAACAGGTGGAGGAAGTTTGGGTGTTATGTGTTGGTAGAGAGCTTTTCTTTGAGAAGATTGGATGGAAGTTTGGTGCTCAAATGTTCCTTTAGGCACACCCAAAGGATTCAATGCAAATGGGAATAA
- the LOC115700582 gene encoding uncharacterized protein LOC115700582 isoform X1, whose product MYVTRPLSMYRKSPSTLEMKPPDGPYSGFLVITDEEADSQDMLCWGQWGLCGICKRKSVKKLPFPQDKILSIVYTSEYHETTTTNVWFIPVPDQPLSSNCYYVIRAKGRHKGKACTCSREGDIINCCFRDVLRDKKPKPLNFKNVYQQVKIYHHHGGGFFAKSVAPDGVPPKFLRTKGWTVHSSSLNRLRLSEALGLETSLRAQLPNFKFPIFNFHSSPVVVGKWHCPFPFVRDKTSSPKSQMKKSIFYTLTLEQWWEEIFSCGNVDRNNNNNNNNQGNSVTVDVYVQREVYLVAGMEAVRDDRSGHGGFSWFKVYNPNGRRGVVLSVGVSSAIAEHMRWVLDAGGWVSGDEREVKVERVEENTNGNNRWRKFGCYVLVESFSLRRLDGSLVLKCSFRHTQRIQCKWE is encoded by the exons ATGTATGTAACTAGGCCTCTTTCCATGTACAGGAAATCTCCAAGCACCCTTGAGATGAAACCGCCTGATGGACCATATTCAGGCTTTCTGGTTATTACAGATGAAGAAGCTGATTCACAGGACATGCTGTGTTGGGGTCAATGGGGTCTGTGTGGTATATGCAAGCGTAAGAGTGTCAAGAAGCTTCCCTTTCCACAGGATAAGATTTTGTCGATTGTTTATACATCTGAGTATCATGAAACAACAACCACCAACGTCTGGTTCATCCCAGTTCCAGATCAACCTCTCTCCTCCAACTGCTACTATGTTATCAGAGCAAAAGGCAGACATAAAGG AAAAGCATGCACGTGTTCAAGAGAGGGAGACATAATAAACTGTTGCTTTAGAGATGTCTTAAGGGACAAAAAGCCAAAGCCTTTAAACTTTAAAAATGTATACCAACAAGTAAAGATCTACCACCATCATGGTGGAGGTTTTTTCGCCAAGTCAGTAGCTCCAGATGGTGTTCCTCCAAAGTTCCTAAGAACAAAAGGTTGGACAGTTCATAGCTCAAGCTTAAACCGTTTACGGCTAAGCGAAGCTCTGGGCTTGGAAACCTCTCTTCGGGCTCAACTTCCCAACTTCAAGTTCCCCATCTTCAACTTCCACTCATCCCCTGTGGTGGTTGGAAAATGGCACTGTCCATTCCCTTTTGTCAGAGATAAAACAAGTAGTCCAAAAAGccagatgaaaaaatcaatctTTTACACTTTGACCCTTGAGCAATGGTGGGAAGAGATATTCTCATGTGGGAATGTTGAccgcaacaacaacaacaataataataaccaAGGGAATTCAGTGACTGTAGATGTTTATGTCCAAAGGGAGGTGTATTTGGTGGCTGGAATGGAAGCTGTGAGGGATGACAGAAGTGGTCATGGTGGGTTTTCTTGGTTCAAAGTGTATAACCCAAATGGAAGAAGAGGGGTGGTGTTGAGTGTGGGAGTGAGTTCGGCCATTGCTGAACATATGAGGTGGGTTTTGGATGCAGGTGGTTGGGTTAGTGGAGATGAAAGAGAAGTGAAGGTGGAGAGAGTTGAGGAGAATACTAATGGAAATAACAGGTGGAGGAAGTTTGGGTGTTATGTGTTGGTAGAGAGCTTTTCTTTGAGAAGATTGGATGGAAGTTTGGTGCTCAAATGTTCCTTTAGGCACACCCAAAGGATTCAATGCAAATGGGAATAA
- the LOC115700580 gene encoding uncharacterized protein LOC115700580, whose protein sequence is MASHCFSSAGSLFTTSSSTLHSKKVEEKWIGSFPLKRRNPVHLRFSSVTRTRAVLNNNSKSVEIPRQWYNLIADLPIKPPPPLNPRTHEPVKPEDLSPLFPDELIKQETTSERYIDIPDEVINVYKLWRPTPLIRAKRLEKLLDTPARIYYKYEGVSPAGSHKPNSAVPQAYYNAKEGVKNVVTETGAGQWGSSLAFASSLFGIGCEVWQVRASYDQKPYRRMMMQTWGAKVHPSPSNLTEAGRNILQMDPSSPGSLGIAISEAVEVAAMNGDTKYCLGSVLNHVLLHQTVIGEECLKQMEAIGETPDILIGCTGGGSNFAGLSFPFIREKLNGKMNPVIRAVEPSACPSLTKGVYAYDYGDTAGLTPLMKMHTLGHDFVPDPIHAGGLRYHGMAPLISHVYELGMMEAISIPQLECFQGAIQFARTEGLIPAPEPTHAIAATIREALKCRETGEAKVILTAMCGHGHFDLPAYDKFLQGNMVDLSFSKERIDTAMASIPKVVA, encoded by the exons ATGGCCAGCCATTGTTTTTCTTCTGCAGGCTCACTTTTCACTACATCTTCATCTACCTTACACTCTAAAAAAG TTGAGGAGAAATGGATTGGATCTTTTCCCCTAAAGAGAAGAAACCCAGTTCATCTGAGGTTCTCTAGTGTCACTAGAACAAGAGCAGTTCTCAATAACAATTCAAAATCAGTCGAAATTCCCAGACAATGGTATAATCTAATAGCAGATCTCCCTATAAAACCACCTCCACCACTGAATCCAAGGACTCATGAACCAGTAAAGCCTGAAGACTTGTCCCCTCTCTTTCCTGATGAGTTAATTAAGCAGGAGACAACTAGTGAAAGATACATAGATATCCCAGATGAAGTTATTAATGTCTATAAGCTTTGGAGGCCAACTCCTCTCATAAG AGCCAAGAGGTTGGAGAAACTTTTGGACACCCCAGCTAGAATTTATTACAAGTATGAAGGTGTTAGCCCAGCAGGATCACACAAACCAAATAGTGCTGTTCCACAAGCATATTATAATGCAAAAGAAGGGGTCAAAAATGTTGTGACAGAAACTGGTGCTGGTCAATGGGGGAGTTCATTGGCCTTTGCTTCCAGCTTATTTGGTATTGGCTGTGAG GTATGGCAAGTTCGTGCATCTTATGATCAAAAGCCATATAGGAGAATGATGATGCAAACTTGGGGTGCAAAAGTACATCCTTCTCCATCTAACCTTACTGAAGCTGGTAGGAATATTCTTCAGATGGATCCTTCTAGCCCCGGAAGTCTAGGAATCGCTATCTCTGAAGCTGTGGAGGTTGCAGCTATGAATGGCGATACCAAGTACTGCCTTGGAAGTGTACTCAACCATGTTTTGCTCCACCAGACAGTCATTGGGGAAGAATGTCTAAAACAAATGGAAGCTATTGGTGAAACACCAGATATTCTAATAGGATGCACTGGTGGGGGTTCCAATTTTGCTGGACTTAGTTTCCCTTTCATCAGAGAAAAGCTCAATGGGAAAATGAACCCTGTGATTAGAGCTGTTGAGCCATCAGCATGTCCTTCTTTGACTAAGGGTGTTTATGCTTATGATTATGGTGACACTGCTGGACTGACTCCTCTCATGAAAATGCACACTTTAGGCCATGACTTTGTCCCTGATCCCATCCACGCAG GAGGGCTGCGTTACCATGGAATGGCACCGTTGATATCACATGTTTATGAACTGGGAATGATGGAAGCTATTTCGATTCCCCAGCTAGAGTGTTTCCAAG GTGCTATACAATTTGCTAGAACAGAAGGATTGATACCAGCACCAGAGCCAACACATGCCATAGCTGCTACCATTAGAGAAGCCCTGAAGTGCAGAGAAACTGGAGAAGCAAAGGTGATTCTAACAGCAATGTGTGGACATGGTCACTTTGATCTTCCAGCTTATGACAAGTTCTTGCAAGGAAATATGGTTGACTTGTCTTTCTCAAAGGAAAGGATTGATACAGCAATGGCCAGTATTCCTAAAGTTGTGGCCTAA
- the LOC115699754 gene encoding protein FLX-like 2, giving the protein MGSKGRMPPSHHRRPLPGPGMGHPEQFGRGMHPPPGGFPHFDMMPPPEVMEHKLAAQHIEMQRLVTENQRLASTHGTLRQELAGAQHELQMLHGQIGAVKAEREQRMRNMMEKISKMEAELKAAEPLKSELQKARAEAQSLVAARQELISKAQQLSQDLQRAHSDVQQIPALMAELDSLRQEYQHCRATYDCEKKLYNDHLESLQLMETNYMTMAREVEKLQGELMMNPTYADRRPGAPYGITPGTNDNEASGHPVGQNAYEDGYGASQGRAPPPAGSSAPSAAVAAGTSTYAGTSTYAGAQSAPVSARPGYDASRGPGYDSAGVPAYDPQRGHGYEAQVQRGGNYDGQRGSGYDAHRPGYDMQRGPVYNVQRGGPGYDPSKVSGGYDPQSRGGLAPQGHIAPTNQAPYGSSTPPAAAHGGNPVRR; this is encoded by the exons ATGGGAAGCAAGGGTCGAATGCCGCCTTCACATCATCGGCGCCCACTTCCAGGCCCTGGGATGGGGCATCCTGAGCAATTTGGCCGTGGTATGCATCCTCCACCAGGTGGATTTCCACATTTTGATATGATGCCTCCGCCAGAAGTTATGGAACACAAGCTCGCTGCACAACATATTGAGATGCAGAGACTTGTGACAGAGAATCAGAGGCTTGCTTCCACTCATGGAACCTTGAGACAAGAACTGGCCGGTGCACAACATGAGTTGCAAATGTTGCACGGTCAAATAGGTGCTGTGAAGGCCGAGAGAGAGCAACGGATGAGAAACATGATGGAGAAGATTTCCAAGATGGAAGCTGAATTGAAGGCTGCAGAGCCTCTTAAATCAGAACTGCAGAAAGCTCGAGCAGAAGCACAGAGCTTGGTTGCAGCAAGGCAGGAACTTATTTCCAAAGCACAGCAATTGTCCCAAGATCTTCAAAGAGCACACTCAGATGTACAGCAGATTCCTGCACTGATGGCTGAATTAGATAGCCTCAGGCAAGAGTATCAGCACTGTAG GGCTACTTATGACTGCGAAAAGAAATTATACAACGATCATCTTGAATCACTCCAGTTGATGGAAACTAACTATATGACTATGGCAAGAGAAGTGGAAAAGCTTCAGGGAGAGTTGATGATGAACCCCACTTATGCTGATAGAAGACCTG GTGCACCTTACGGTATCACTCCTGGAACCAATGATAATGAGGCTTCTGGTCATCCTGTGGGGCAAAATGCGTATGAAGATGGCTACGGAGCTTCCCAG GGACGTGCCCCACCCCCTGCTGGTAGCAGTGCTCCTAGTGCTGCTGTTGCTGCTGGAACTTCGACATATGCTGGAACTTCAACTTATGCTGGAGCTCAATCTGCACCTGTTTCTGCTAGGCCGGGTTATGATGCATCAAGAGGGCCTGGCTATGATTCAGCAGGTGTCCCTGCTTATGATCCACAAAGGGGACACGGTTATGAGGCACAAGTTCAAAGAGGAGGTAATTATGATGGACAGAGAGGATCTGGTTATGATGCACATAGACCTGGATACGATATGCAGAGAGGACCAGTTTACAATGTGCAAAGAGGAGGACCTGGCTATGATCCCTCAAAGGTTAGCGGTGGCTATGACCCACAGTCAAGAGGTGGCCTTGCTCCTCAAGGCCATATTGCACCTACAAACCAGGCGCCTTATGGGTCTTCAACACCGCCAGCAGCTGCTCATGGTGGAAACCCTGTACGGAGATGA
- the LOC115700581 gene encoding uncharacterized protein LOC115700581: protein MSNQQQVKKRVAFVLIDGLGDVSLPRLGLKTPLQAAKIPNLDAIASAGVNGLMDPVEVGLGCGSDTAHLSLLGYDPRVYYRGRGAFESMGAGLAMSPGDIAFKSNFATLDEETGVVISRRADRHFEEEGPILCAGLDGMKLPSFPQYEVRVRYATEHRCGVVVKGPKLSGNISGTDPLKDNRLLLKAEALDDTDEARHTANVVNELSKEISRILIAHPLNEKRASEGKNIANIVLLRGCGIRIEVPSFEQKHGLWPCMVAPTKIIAGLGLSLGIDILEAPGATGDYRTLLTSKASAIAKALAAPLQSCPNVFVPGADEHKPGRPDGYDFGFLHIKAIDDAGHDKASLFKVKGLEAVDRAIGQLAKFLWEAESTGEFQYSLCVTGDHSTPVEYGDHSFEPVPFALCRLKDFVGAVGLESILGTSTDPFPLPTIDEGEDLADNVAAEQEEAKGPLQAFAGDSVYELNEIAAARGCLGRFPGGEMMGVIKRFLKLDA from the exons ATGAGTAATCAACAACAGGTAAAGAAAAGAGTGGCATTTGTGCTGATTGATGGGCTGGGGGATGTGTCATTACCAAGGTTGGGGTTGAAGACTCCTCTTCAAGCAGCAAAAATACCCAATCTGGATGCTATTGCGTCAGCTGGAGTTAATGGTCTAATGGACCCTGTGGAAGTGGGGTTGGGTTGTGGGAGTGACACAGCTCACCTCTCTCTTTTGGGATATGATCCAAGAGTATATTACCGAGGTAGAGGTGCATTTGAATCTATGGGTGCTGGATTGGCAATGTCACCGGGTGATATTGCATTTAAG TCTAATTTTGCAACTTTGGATGAAGAAACTGGAGTTGTTATTAGTAGAAGAGCGGACAGGCATTTTGAAGAAGAAGGTCCCATACTCTGTGCCGGGCTTGATGGGATGAAACTACCATCATTTCCTCAGTATGAAGTAAGAGTCAG GTATGCTACAGAACATAGGTGTGGAGTGGTCGTAAAAGGACCAAAATTAAGTGGAAACATATCTGGAACAGACCCATTAAAAGACAACCGCTTGCTTTTGAAAGCTGAAGCTCTTGATGACACCGATGAAGCACGACATACAGCCAATGTTGTTAACGAGCTATCCAAGGAAATATCACGGATTCTAATAGCTCATCCATTGAATGAAAAACGGGCCTCAGAAGGCAAGAACATAGCCAACATTGTACTTTTGAGAGGATGTGGAATTCGGATTGAG GTTCCTTCATTTGAACAGAAACATGGGTTATGGCCATGCATGGTGGCTCCCACAAAAATTATTGCTGGTCTGGGCTTATCTCTTGGCATTGATATTTTGGAAGCTCCTGGAGCAACTGGAGACTACCGAACACTTCTAACGTCTAAAGCAAGTGCAATAGCTAAGGCACTTGCTGCGCCTTTGCAGTCATGTCCAAATGTTTTTGTTCCAGGAGCGGATGAGCACAAACCAGGCCGTCCAGATGGTTATGATTTTGGGTTTCTTCATATAAAG gCAATAGATGATGCAGGACATGATAAGGCAAGTCTTTTCAAAGTCAAAGGATTGGAAGCTGTAGATCGAGCTATAGGACAGCTAGCCAAGTTCCTGTGGGAGGCTGAATCAACTGGGGAATTTCAGTACTCCTTGTGTGTCACTGGAGACCATTCTACCCCAGTTGAATATGGAGACCACAGTTTTGAGCCAGTACCATTCGCATTATGCCGATTGAAAGATTTTGTTGGTGCAGTTGGATTAGAATCCATCTTAGGAACTTCTACTGATCCATTCCCACTTCCAACCATTGATGAAGGAGAAGACCTTGCAGACAACGTAGCAGCGGAACAAGAGGAGGCAAAAGGACCATTGCAAGCTTTTGCTGGTGATTCAGTTTATGAGCTGAATGAGATTGCTGCTGCAAGAGGATGTCTTGGGCGTTTTCCTGGTGGTGAGATGATGGGAGTTATAAAGCGATTTCTTAAGCTAGATGCATAA